The following coding sequences are from one Musa acuminata AAA Group cultivar baxijiao chromosome BXJ1-6, Cavendish_Baxijiao_AAA, whole genome shotgun sequence window:
- the LOC135586686 gene encoding exportin-T-like isoform X3 codes for MDDLEKAILLVYEPGAADLALRAQAMAFCDRAKADPSALLRLCLDRLNRSPLVPVHFWCLQALHDAILLCYPSIPPADLHLLRSALLSLASDRPLPPAYPHFLRNKLAQALAALIRLEYPSVWPDPFLRTLPCVTSADPASVDMFARLLVALDDDLLSHDYPRSPEESADATRVKDAMRLQCVPQIARHWFDVASFYRSSNPSLATAALDTMRRYVTWIDIALIANEAFVPLLFDLILAPSSTEQLRAAAGGCVLAIAQKRMDPRQKVALLRTLPINRVFSDPELVLKVPDLVTGYAAEALECYKKLGSAEIDGSSPLEILEEVLPSVFYVMQESEEVELGNVVDFLSDYVTTMKSPSQKQAMYLGRILQVIREQICYDPAYRSNLDIPDKIGREEEDQMAEHRKGLLMLFCSVCRVAPDVTRLFIQTLLISALSSSEASVEEVEATLTLFYRLGETVNEEAARTGSGSLHELVDMLLSSRFPCHSHRMVALIYLETVTRFMKFVQDNPQHVPHVLSVFLDERGIHHPNLNVSRRASYLFMRAVKLLKAKFVPYLDMILQGLQDIVAQFTSSDWSSKDLKCPGSEDGSQTFEAIGLLIGMEDVPLEKQSEYLAAFLNPLCEKLSGLLLDAKAQGLEESSAKVLTIQQVIMALHALSKTLDVVLEILISFPNIKMLRNKITSFIHRMVDILGASIFPCLPVALKQLLVESEPKDMVDFLVLVNQLIYKFGTSIEAILVEIFPAIASRLIVILPKDAFPSGPGCNTEEVRELQELQKTLYTFVHVMANHDLSSVFIAPNCMGYLDAMMQLLLLTACSHKDILLRKLCVQIFVKLIRDWCTNCNGDDKVPGFRSFVIEKFATNCCLYSVLDKSFEFRDANTLVLFGEIVLAQKVMYEKLGNDFIIHFVSQGLQAAHCPHEIAEQYYQKLQQANDAKALRSFYQLLIENLRQQQNGSLVFRYNSNTLWHLDISIIFCIWTCWSSAGKFCRCI; via the exons ATGGACGACCTCGAGAAGGCGATCCTCCTCGTGTACGAACCCGGCGCCGCCGACCTGGCTCTCCGCGCCCAGGCCATGGCCTTCTGCGACCGTGCTAAGGCCGACCCCTCTGCCCTCCTCCGCCTCTGCCTCGATCGGCTCAACCGCTCCCCCCTCGTCCCCGTCCACTTCTGGTGCCTCCAGGCCCTCCACGACGCCATCCTTCTCTGCTACCCCTCCATCCCCCCCGCCGACCTCCACCTCCTCCGGTCCGCCCTCCTCTCCCTCGCGTCCGACCGTCCCCTCCCCCCCGCGTACCCTCATTTCCTCAGGAACAAGCTCGCCCAGGCCCTCGCCGCCCTCATCCGCCTCGAGTACCCCTCCGTGTGGCCCGACCCCTTCCTCCGCACCCTCCCCTGCGTCACCTCCGCCGACCCCGCCTCCGTCGACATGTTCGCCCGTCTCCTCGTCGCCCTCGACGATGACCTCCTCAGCCACGACTATCCCCGGTCCCCTGAGGAGTCCGCCGATGCTACCCGTGTCAAAGACGCCATGCGCCTGCAGTGCGTCCCCCAGATCGCCCGTCATTGGTTCGATGTGGCGTCATTCTACCGGTCCTCCAACCCTTCCCTCGCCACCGCAGCCCTTGACACCATGCGGCGCTATGTCACTTGGATCGACATCGCTCTCATCGCCAACGAAGCATTCGTCCCCCTTCTTTTCGACCTTATTCTTGCTCCCAGCTCGACCGAGCAACTGAGAGCTGCTGCTGGTGGCTGTGTTCTTGCCATCGCCCAGAAGAGGATGGATCCTCGCCAGAAGGTTGCACTTCTCCGCACTCTACCAATAAACCGGGTGTTTAGCGACCCAGAATTGGTTCTAAAGGTTCCAGATCTGGTCACCGGGTATGCTGCTGAGGCCCTAGAATGCTATAAGAAGCTGGGTTCGGCAGAGATAGATGGTTCCTCGCCTCTGGAAATTCTTGAGGAGGTCCTGCCTTCGGTGTTCTATGTGATGCAGGAAAGCGAGGAAGTTGAATTAGGTAATGTGGTCGATTTTCTGTCAGATTATGTTACCACCATGAAGTCACCCTCCCAGAAACAAGCAATGTATCTTGGTCGGATTCTACAAGTTATCAGAGAGCAGATATGCTACGATCCTGCTTACAGGAGCAATCTTGATATCCCAGATAAAATCGGTAGAGAGGAGGAGGACCAGATGGCCGAACACCGGAAGGGGCTGCTTATGCTATTCTGTAGTGTTTGCCGGGTTGCACCCGATGTCACACGACTTTTTATCCAAACTCTATTAATCAGCGCCCTTTCCTCTTCAGAAGCAAGCGTGGAGGAAGTAGAAGCCACTCTTACGTTGTTCTACAGGTTAGGTGAGACTGTAAATGAAGAAGCAGCGAGGACTGGTAGTGGGTCGTTGCATGAGTTGGTCGATATGCTCCTTTCGTCACGATTCCCTTGCCATTCTCATCGAATGGTGGCACTCATCTACCTGGAGACTGTCACGAGGTTTATGAAGTTTGTACAGGATAATCCTCAGCATGTACCTCATGTGCTGTCTGTCTTCTTGGATGAGAGAGGCATACACCATCCAAATCTCAACGTGAGCAGACGGGCTAGTTATCTTTTCATGAGAGCTGTCAAGTTACTGAAAGCTAAGTTTGTGCCTTACTTGGATATGATTTTGCAA GGACTACAGGATATTGTAGCTCAATTCACTAGCTCAGATTGGAGTTCTAAGGATCTCAAGTGCCCTGGTTCTGAAGATGGCAGTCAAACATTTGAG GCAATAGGATTATTGATTGGCATGGAAGATGTACCCCTGGAAAAGCAATCTGAGTACTTGGCAGCATTTCTCAACCCTCTTTGTGAAAAG CTGAGTGGGCTGCTTTTGGATGCCAAAGCACAGGGGTTAGAGGAATCTTCAGCAAAAGTCTTGACCATCCAGCAAGTTATCATGGCTTTACATGCTTTAAGCAAG ACGTTAGATGTTGTCTTAGAAATTCTTATCTCATTTCCAAATATCAAGATGTTGCGAAATAAG ATTACATCATTCATTCATCGCATGGTTGATATTTTGGGAGCATCTATCTTTCCATGCCTTCCTGTGGCTCTAAAGCAACTGCTTGTGGAAAGTGAG CCAAAAGACATGGTGGATTTTCTTGTATTAGTCAATCAACTAATCTACAAATTCGGTACTTCTATAGAGGCCATACTGGTGGAGATATTTCCTGCTATTGCTAGCAGACTAATTGTTATACTTCCGAAGGATGCATTTCCTTCAGGCCCTGGATGCAATACTGAG GAAGTGCGTGAACTTCAAGAACTGCAAAAAACATTATATACCTTTGTCCATGTGATGGCAAACCATGATCTTTCGTCGGTTTTCATTGCTCCAAATTGTATGGGATATTTGGATGCAATGATGCAGTTGCTTTTACTAACTGCTTGCAGTCACAAAGATATACTTCTTAGGAAG CTATGTGTCCAAATCTTCGTGAAGCTCATAAGAgactggtgcactaattgcaatgGTGATGATAAG GTTCCTGGATTTCGCAGCTTTGTAATCGAGAAGTTTGCAACAAATTGCTGCTTGTACAGTGTTCTTGACAAGTCATTTGAGTTCCGTGATGCAAATACT TTAGTCCTCTTTGGAGAAATTGTGCTAGCTCAAAAGGTTATGTATGAGAAGTTGGGTAATGACTTCATTATCCATTTTGTGTCTCAAGGGCTCCAAGCAGCACATTGCCCACACGAAATAGCAGAACAATACTATCAAAAGTTGCAG
- the LOC135586686 gene encoding exportin-T-like isoform X1 encodes MDDLEKAILLVYEPGAADLALRAQAMAFCDRAKADPSALLRLCLDRLNRSPLVPVHFWCLQALHDAILLCYPSIPPADLHLLRSALLSLASDRPLPPAYPHFLRNKLAQALAALIRLEYPSVWPDPFLRTLPCVTSADPASVDMFARLLVALDDDLLSHDYPRSPEESADATRVKDAMRLQCVPQIARHWFDVASFYRSSNPSLATAALDTMRRYVTWIDIALIANEAFVPLLFDLILAPSSTEQLRAAAGGCVLAIAQKRMDPRQKVALLRTLPINRVFSDPELVLKVPDLVTGYAAEALECYKKLGSAEIDGSSPLEILEEVLPSVFYVMQESEEVELGNVVDFLSDYVTTMKSPSQKQAMYLGRILQVIREQICYDPAYRSNLDIPDKIGREEEDQMAEHRKGLLMLFCSVCRVAPDVTRLFIQTLLISALSSSEASVEEVEATLTLFYRLGETVNEEAARTGSGSLHELVDMLLSSRFPCHSHRMVALIYLETVTRFMKFVQDNPQHVPHVLSVFLDERGIHHPNLNVSRRASYLFMRAVKLLKAKFVPYLDMILQGLQDIVAQFTSSDWSSKDLKCPGSEDGSQTFEAIGLLIGMEDVPLEKQSEYLAAFLNPLCEKLSGLLLDAKAQGLEESSAKVLTIQQVIMALHALSKGFNERLVKNSRPAIGIMFKQTLDVVLEILISFPNIKMLRNKITSFIHRMVDILGASIFPCLPVALKQLLVESEPKDMVDFLVLVNQLIYKFGTSIEAILVEIFPAIASRLIVILPKDAFPSGPGCNTEEVRELQELQKTLYTFVHVMANHDLSSVFIAPNCMGYLDAMMQLLLLTACSHKDILLRKLCVQIFVKLIRDWCTNCNGDDKVPGFRSFVIEKFATNCCLYSVLDKSFEFRDANTLVLFGEIVLAQKVMYEKLGNDFIIHFVSQGLQAAHCPHEIAEQYYQKLQQANDAKALRSFYQLLIENLRQQQNGSLVFRYNSNTLWHLDISIIFCIWTCWSSAGKFCRCI; translated from the exons ATGGACGACCTCGAGAAGGCGATCCTCCTCGTGTACGAACCCGGCGCCGCCGACCTGGCTCTCCGCGCCCAGGCCATGGCCTTCTGCGACCGTGCTAAGGCCGACCCCTCTGCCCTCCTCCGCCTCTGCCTCGATCGGCTCAACCGCTCCCCCCTCGTCCCCGTCCACTTCTGGTGCCTCCAGGCCCTCCACGACGCCATCCTTCTCTGCTACCCCTCCATCCCCCCCGCCGACCTCCACCTCCTCCGGTCCGCCCTCCTCTCCCTCGCGTCCGACCGTCCCCTCCCCCCCGCGTACCCTCATTTCCTCAGGAACAAGCTCGCCCAGGCCCTCGCCGCCCTCATCCGCCTCGAGTACCCCTCCGTGTGGCCCGACCCCTTCCTCCGCACCCTCCCCTGCGTCACCTCCGCCGACCCCGCCTCCGTCGACATGTTCGCCCGTCTCCTCGTCGCCCTCGACGATGACCTCCTCAGCCACGACTATCCCCGGTCCCCTGAGGAGTCCGCCGATGCTACCCGTGTCAAAGACGCCATGCGCCTGCAGTGCGTCCCCCAGATCGCCCGTCATTGGTTCGATGTGGCGTCATTCTACCGGTCCTCCAACCCTTCCCTCGCCACCGCAGCCCTTGACACCATGCGGCGCTATGTCACTTGGATCGACATCGCTCTCATCGCCAACGAAGCATTCGTCCCCCTTCTTTTCGACCTTATTCTTGCTCCCAGCTCGACCGAGCAACTGAGAGCTGCTGCTGGTGGCTGTGTTCTTGCCATCGCCCAGAAGAGGATGGATCCTCGCCAGAAGGTTGCACTTCTCCGCACTCTACCAATAAACCGGGTGTTTAGCGACCCAGAATTGGTTCTAAAGGTTCCAGATCTGGTCACCGGGTATGCTGCTGAGGCCCTAGAATGCTATAAGAAGCTGGGTTCGGCAGAGATAGATGGTTCCTCGCCTCTGGAAATTCTTGAGGAGGTCCTGCCTTCGGTGTTCTATGTGATGCAGGAAAGCGAGGAAGTTGAATTAGGTAATGTGGTCGATTTTCTGTCAGATTATGTTACCACCATGAAGTCACCCTCCCAGAAACAAGCAATGTATCTTGGTCGGATTCTACAAGTTATCAGAGAGCAGATATGCTACGATCCTGCTTACAGGAGCAATCTTGATATCCCAGATAAAATCGGTAGAGAGGAGGAGGACCAGATGGCCGAACACCGGAAGGGGCTGCTTATGCTATTCTGTAGTGTTTGCCGGGTTGCACCCGATGTCACACGACTTTTTATCCAAACTCTATTAATCAGCGCCCTTTCCTCTTCAGAAGCAAGCGTGGAGGAAGTAGAAGCCACTCTTACGTTGTTCTACAGGTTAGGTGAGACTGTAAATGAAGAAGCAGCGAGGACTGGTAGTGGGTCGTTGCATGAGTTGGTCGATATGCTCCTTTCGTCACGATTCCCTTGCCATTCTCATCGAATGGTGGCACTCATCTACCTGGAGACTGTCACGAGGTTTATGAAGTTTGTACAGGATAATCCTCAGCATGTACCTCATGTGCTGTCTGTCTTCTTGGATGAGAGAGGCATACACCATCCAAATCTCAACGTGAGCAGACGGGCTAGTTATCTTTTCATGAGAGCTGTCAAGTTACTGAAAGCTAAGTTTGTGCCTTACTTGGATATGATTTTGCAA GGACTACAGGATATTGTAGCTCAATTCACTAGCTCAGATTGGAGTTCTAAGGATCTCAAGTGCCCTGGTTCTGAAGATGGCAGTCAAACATTTGAG GCAATAGGATTATTGATTGGCATGGAAGATGTACCCCTGGAAAAGCAATCTGAGTACTTGGCAGCATTTCTCAACCCTCTTTGTGAAAAG CTGAGTGGGCTGCTTTTGGATGCCAAAGCACAGGGGTTAGAGGAATCTTCAGCAAAAGTCTTGACCATCCAGCAAGTTATCATGGCTTTACATGCTTTAAGCAAG GGATTCAATGAACGACTTGTTAAAAATAGCCGTCCAGCCATTGGAATTATGTTTAAGCAG ACGTTAGATGTTGTCTTAGAAATTCTTATCTCATTTCCAAATATCAAGATGTTGCGAAATAAG ATTACATCATTCATTCATCGCATGGTTGATATTTTGGGAGCATCTATCTTTCCATGCCTTCCTGTGGCTCTAAAGCAACTGCTTGTGGAAAGTGAG CCAAAAGACATGGTGGATTTTCTTGTATTAGTCAATCAACTAATCTACAAATTCGGTACTTCTATAGAGGCCATACTGGTGGAGATATTTCCTGCTATTGCTAGCAGACTAATTGTTATACTTCCGAAGGATGCATTTCCTTCAGGCCCTGGATGCAATACTGAG GAAGTGCGTGAACTTCAAGAACTGCAAAAAACATTATATACCTTTGTCCATGTGATGGCAAACCATGATCTTTCGTCGGTTTTCATTGCTCCAAATTGTATGGGATATTTGGATGCAATGATGCAGTTGCTTTTACTAACTGCTTGCAGTCACAAAGATATACTTCTTAGGAAG CTATGTGTCCAAATCTTCGTGAAGCTCATAAGAgactggtgcactaattgcaatgGTGATGATAAG GTTCCTGGATTTCGCAGCTTTGTAATCGAGAAGTTTGCAACAAATTGCTGCTTGTACAGTGTTCTTGACAAGTCATTTGAGTTCCGTGATGCAAATACT TTAGTCCTCTTTGGAGAAATTGTGCTAGCTCAAAAGGTTATGTATGAGAAGTTGGGTAATGACTTCATTATCCATTTTGTGTCTCAAGGGCTCCAAGCAGCACATTGCCCACACGAAATAGCAGAACAATACTATCAAAAGTTGCAG
- the LOC135586686 gene encoding exportin-T-like isoform X2 yields MDDLEKAILLVYEPGAADLALRAQAMAFCDRAKADPSALLRLCLDRLNRSPLVPVHFWCLQALHDAILLCYPSIPPADLHLLRSALLSLASDRPLPPAYPHFLRNKLAQALAALIRLEYPSVWPDPFLRTLPCVTSADPASVDMFARLLVALDDDLLSHDYPRSPEESADATRVKDAMRLQCVPQIARHWFDVASFYRSSNPSLATAALDTMRRYVTWIDIALIANEAFVPLLFDLILAPSSTEQLRAAAGGCVLAIAQKRMDPRQKVALLRTLPINRVFSDPELVLKVPDLVTGYAAEALECYKKLGSAEIDGSSPLEILEEVLPSVFYVMQESEEVELGNVVDFLSDYVTTMKSPSQKQAMYLGRILQVIREQICYDPAYRSNLDIPDKIGREEEDQMAEHRKGLLMLFCSVCRVAPDVTRLFIQTLLISALSSSEASVEEVEATLTLFYRLGETVNEEAARTGSGSLHELVDMLLSSRFPCHSHRMVALIYLETVTRFMKFVQDNPQHVPHVLSVFLDERGIHHPNLNVSRRASYLFMRAVKLLKAKFVPYLDMILQGLQDIVAQFTSSDWSSKDLKCPGSEDGSQTFEAIGLLIGMEDVPLEKQSEYLAAFLNPLCEKLSGLLLDAKAQGLEESSAKVLTIQQVIMALHALSKGFNERLVKNSRPAIGIMFKQTLDVVLEILISFPNIKMLRNKITSFIHRMVDILGASIFPCLPVALKQLLVESEPKDMVDFLVLVNQLIYKFGTSIEAILVEIFPAIASRLIVILPKDAFPSGPGCNTEEVRELQELQKTLYTFVHVMANHDLSSVFIAPNCMGYLDAMMQLLLLTACSHKDILLRKLCVQIFVKLIRDWCTNCNGDDKVPGFRSFVIEKFATNCCLYSVLDKSFEFRDANTLVLFGEIVLAQKVMYEKLGNDFIIHFVSQGLQAAHCPHEIAEQYYQKLQANDAKALRSFYQLLIENLRQQQNGSLVFRYNSNTLWHLDISIIFCIWTCWSSAGKFCRCI; encoded by the exons ATGGACGACCTCGAGAAGGCGATCCTCCTCGTGTACGAACCCGGCGCCGCCGACCTGGCTCTCCGCGCCCAGGCCATGGCCTTCTGCGACCGTGCTAAGGCCGACCCCTCTGCCCTCCTCCGCCTCTGCCTCGATCGGCTCAACCGCTCCCCCCTCGTCCCCGTCCACTTCTGGTGCCTCCAGGCCCTCCACGACGCCATCCTTCTCTGCTACCCCTCCATCCCCCCCGCCGACCTCCACCTCCTCCGGTCCGCCCTCCTCTCCCTCGCGTCCGACCGTCCCCTCCCCCCCGCGTACCCTCATTTCCTCAGGAACAAGCTCGCCCAGGCCCTCGCCGCCCTCATCCGCCTCGAGTACCCCTCCGTGTGGCCCGACCCCTTCCTCCGCACCCTCCCCTGCGTCACCTCCGCCGACCCCGCCTCCGTCGACATGTTCGCCCGTCTCCTCGTCGCCCTCGACGATGACCTCCTCAGCCACGACTATCCCCGGTCCCCTGAGGAGTCCGCCGATGCTACCCGTGTCAAAGACGCCATGCGCCTGCAGTGCGTCCCCCAGATCGCCCGTCATTGGTTCGATGTGGCGTCATTCTACCGGTCCTCCAACCCTTCCCTCGCCACCGCAGCCCTTGACACCATGCGGCGCTATGTCACTTGGATCGACATCGCTCTCATCGCCAACGAAGCATTCGTCCCCCTTCTTTTCGACCTTATTCTTGCTCCCAGCTCGACCGAGCAACTGAGAGCTGCTGCTGGTGGCTGTGTTCTTGCCATCGCCCAGAAGAGGATGGATCCTCGCCAGAAGGTTGCACTTCTCCGCACTCTACCAATAAACCGGGTGTTTAGCGACCCAGAATTGGTTCTAAAGGTTCCAGATCTGGTCACCGGGTATGCTGCTGAGGCCCTAGAATGCTATAAGAAGCTGGGTTCGGCAGAGATAGATGGTTCCTCGCCTCTGGAAATTCTTGAGGAGGTCCTGCCTTCGGTGTTCTATGTGATGCAGGAAAGCGAGGAAGTTGAATTAGGTAATGTGGTCGATTTTCTGTCAGATTATGTTACCACCATGAAGTCACCCTCCCAGAAACAAGCAATGTATCTTGGTCGGATTCTACAAGTTATCAGAGAGCAGATATGCTACGATCCTGCTTACAGGAGCAATCTTGATATCCCAGATAAAATCGGTAGAGAGGAGGAGGACCAGATGGCCGAACACCGGAAGGGGCTGCTTATGCTATTCTGTAGTGTTTGCCGGGTTGCACCCGATGTCACACGACTTTTTATCCAAACTCTATTAATCAGCGCCCTTTCCTCTTCAGAAGCAAGCGTGGAGGAAGTAGAAGCCACTCTTACGTTGTTCTACAGGTTAGGTGAGACTGTAAATGAAGAAGCAGCGAGGACTGGTAGTGGGTCGTTGCATGAGTTGGTCGATATGCTCCTTTCGTCACGATTCCCTTGCCATTCTCATCGAATGGTGGCACTCATCTACCTGGAGACTGTCACGAGGTTTATGAAGTTTGTACAGGATAATCCTCAGCATGTACCTCATGTGCTGTCTGTCTTCTTGGATGAGAGAGGCATACACCATCCAAATCTCAACGTGAGCAGACGGGCTAGTTATCTTTTCATGAGAGCTGTCAAGTTACTGAAAGCTAAGTTTGTGCCTTACTTGGATATGATTTTGCAA GGACTACAGGATATTGTAGCTCAATTCACTAGCTCAGATTGGAGTTCTAAGGATCTCAAGTGCCCTGGTTCTGAAGATGGCAGTCAAACATTTGAG GCAATAGGATTATTGATTGGCATGGAAGATGTACCCCTGGAAAAGCAATCTGAGTACTTGGCAGCATTTCTCAACCCTCTTTGTGAAAAG CTGAGTGGGCTGCTTTTGGATGCCAAAGCACAGGGGTTAGAGGAATCTTCAGCAAAAGTCTTGACCATCCAGCAAGTTATCATGGCTTTACATGCTTTAAGCAAG GGATTCAATGAACGACTTGTTAAAAATAGCCGTCCAGCCATTGGAATTATGTTTAAGCAG ACGTTAGATGTTGTCTTAGAAATTCTTATCTCATTTCCAAATATCAAGATGTTGCGAAATAAG ATTACATCATTCATTCATCGCATGGTTGATATTTTGGGAGCATCTATCTTTCCATGCCTTCCTGTGGCTCTAAAGCAACTGCTTGTGGAAAGTGAG CCAAAAGACATGGTGGATTTTCTTGTATTAGTCAATCAACTAATCTACAAATTCGGTACTTCTATAGAGGCCATACTGGTGGAGATATTTCCTGCTATTGCTAGCAGACTAATTGTTATACTTCCGAAGGATGCATTTCCTTCAGGCCCTGGATGCAATACTGAG GAAGTGCGTGAACTTCAAGAACTGCAAAAAACATTATATACCTTTGTCCATGTGATGGCAAACCATGATCTTTCGTCGGTTTTCATTGCTCCAAATTGTATGGGATATTTGGATGCAATGATGCAGTTGCTTTTACTAACTGCTTGCAGTCACAAAGATATACTTCTTAGGAAG CTATGTGTCCAAATCTTCGTGAAGCTCATAAGAgactggtgcactaattgcaatgGTGATGATAAG GTTCCTGGATTTCGCAGCTTTGTAATCGAGAAGTTTGCAACAAATTGCTGCTTGTACAGTGTTCTTGACAAGTCATTTGAGTTCCGTGATGCAAATACT TTAGTCCTCTTTGGAGAAATTGTGCTAGCTCAAAAGGTTATGTATGAGAAGTTGGGTAATGACTTCATTATCCATTTTGTGTCTCAAGGGCTCCAAGCAGCACATTGCCCACACGAAATAGCAGAACAATACTATCAAAAGTTGCAG